In Ferribacterium limneticum, a genomic segment contains:
- a CDS encoding nuclear transport factor 2 family protein, with the protein MDSKNTERMFASIDGMRVEEILRYFADDIEFQLGNNESICGKDAVRQGLTKFFSSIKGMRHSFSGIWSQDNVVICQSVAEYARMDEKVVALPCVSIFKYNGSLIIDYRVYIDISPVFA; encoded by the coding sequence ATGGATTCCAAAAATACCGAACGAATGTTCGCCAGTATTGATGGCATGCGTGTAGAAGAGATTCTACGTTATTTTGCCGACGATATTGAATTTCAATTGGGAAACAATGAGTCGATTTGTGGTAAAGATGCCGTTCGGCAAGGGCTGACAAAGTTTTTCTCGTCAATTAAAGGTATGCGCCACTCCTTTTCTGGTATTTGGTCGCAAGATAATGTTGTTATATGCCAATCTGTTGCTGAGTACGCCCGGATGGATGAGAAAGTCGTAGCGTTGCCTTGTGTCAGTATTTTTAAATATAACGGTTCATTGATCATTGATTATCGGGTATATATCGATATTTCTCCGGTCTTTGCATGA